A stretch of DNA from Vulpes lagopus strain Blue_001 chromosome 12, ASM1834538v1, whole genome shotgun sequence:
GCTCAATCCAGAGGAGCATGGTGCTACTTTTTAAAGCCTTCTGTTACCTAAAGTCTCATTAGCCTTTGAAGCACGTACGTGTCTTCACACGGCTAGGGAACAGTATCAAGAATTAAAAATCATGGGACTGCAGGCTAGATGCCAGCCACGAGAGTCAGTTATGCTTTCTGGGCTctcctggggagggcaggggagggggcctcATCCCATGGTGATTGTTCTGACCATCACAAAAGTCACAAATGGGGACAGGCAGGTGGGTCCCTCACACCTGGGCTTCCTTTTCTGAGGCTGTCACCTCAGATTAATCCCATTTTGGATTAACAGACTATCAAGGGTAAGACACATTCAACATTAGTCTCTTAAAGATTGTTCTCATACAAGATTTATTCCCCAGcaccactcccccccacccccgccctgcccacccatccccaccccagttCACAGTGGAGGACTAAGGAGATTCAGAGCATGATCCCCCAGGTACAAGAAACACCTTCTGAAGATTttgctctccttcctccctccctcttgccaACTTCCAAGGCCTGAAGCTACACACACTCATGCAAACACACCAAAACCCACTCCTCTTCCacacttcctgtttttttttttcccacatcagAGCTCACCTGTGAGCTCATCTGGGCTCTGAGAAGATAGAAGGTGTCCAAAGTCTGAGAACCATAAAGTGGGGAGATGCCACTGACCCCTAATCTTTCACACACAAGTGACTGTGAAACAGGCACCtagctcttcttccttctcttaatTTTCACTCCCGGCCTCTACCTTTTCCATCAACCAAGAGCAAACGTGTTAGCACACTCCCAGTTGCAGCACATGAAAATGGGCTCTGTCCAACATCCCTTGCCCAGGTATGGGGGTGTTGGGGGAGTGGTCCCTGAGGATCAGCAAAGGGTTAATGCAGAGGGCAAGAGGACAGAAGAGTTTGGCCTGAGCTCTGattggggaggcagagaggctgtACGCTGGCATAGGTTTAGAATtgccatttttagtttttgtccCATGATTCTTCTAGGAATGGTAGAACAGATACCCCTTAGAAAGGTCTCTGCCGACTACAGACATATTCTTGCTAACTGGCCTCATCCTTAAAAGAGGCCCCAAGTTGGGAAGCAGTTgaaaacaaaagtattaaaagGAACGGAATAGGGAGTAAGAATAGCTGGTGCAAGAAGAGCTGGTGGCTCCTGGGGTGAATGCCAATGAGCCATTTGTAAAGTGCTACTTTGACATCCCCCATGCAATTATTGCTTCTCCaaaggaggagcaggggaaggaacagGAACATGGAAATGGATATGGTATGGTATTGCTTTGCTCGTTGCTCAGGCTGATGGCCAAATGGAGCCGGGGGTTAGCAGCACCAAAAATGACCAGGCAGCTTCAGAAGATTCCGTGAGACCAGGAGATACAGAAGCACTCACCCTCTCAGCCAGCTGACCCCACAGCCCAAGGTAATGTCGAAGAGGCCCATCCCCACATCATGTtcacatttcttaaatttcacaagcACTATTTTGGAGCACTGGAGATTAGGCCTCAAGAAATGAGgatgggctggggcagagggagcaggcctGCTCTGCAGAACCAAAAAACTTgcttagaaaaagacaaatcaaatcATGGCTTAGCAAAAGAGGAAGATGGCAATGTAACTCTTCCGGCTGCTGCCTGACTTGGAGCTCCAGGAGGGTgatgaagggaggaaggaaggaaggaagggaagggtgCTTCTATCACTGAGGGCCCCCGAGCACCCATACCTAGAAGCAAACAGCAGCACCCCCTCAAAGGGGAACCAATACCCCTGACTACTTTGTTCCCTAAAAGTACCATTCTGATGGAGAGAAGCCTCCCTCGGGGGGGTAGGGGAGGCACTCTCACTGCAGTGATTGAGCTCAGAAATGGGCATCCAGCTGGTAGCAGGGGAGTGAGTATCCTCTCAGCAGGCCTGAGCTTCAACCAGGCCACCAAGCATACATGTATAATTCAGTGGATGGGACCTGGGTTCTTCCCTTGCCCCTTCACCTTAAGTgggataggaagaaaaaaaacctaaaccaCAGTGACCCCTAAAAGGAGTCTCTGCCTCAGTGGCTCCTGGAACTGGCAGGGTCCAGCTGATTCAACTCCGACTGGTCCAGAAGTTCAAAGTCATCCCCTTCAGCATCAGTGTCCAGGTCTGAACTGGGGGCCCGGAGGAAGCCTCTTGTTGCTCTCCGGGGAGGCGGGCCAGAAGGGCCTGGCTGAGAGGCCCCTGACAGAGCCAggtggatcatgccctgggagaCCAGGCTGGCAAGGTTGCTGGTGAGGTTGGATCCTGCAGGCAGGGAACCAAGAAGGAGCTCCGGCAGTACAGCTTCATTCTGGCTAGCAGGGGGGTTCTGGAGCTCCGCGGCCCCTGGTGGGGAACGGTACATCAAGTTAGGCATCCCAATGCTAGTATCGTCCTCATCATCCAGGCCAGCAGGATCCACGTTAATGGAAGGGAAGTCTGGAAGGTCTCTGGCAAAGGATTCTTCTGGATCGCTGTGACCATCTAGGTCTGGGAGAATGGAATAGAGGTGTTTTTGAGACATGGCAACAGCCTGCCACTCCTGTGCCCTAGCCCCACAAAGCAAGCCCCATGTAACCAGATTTTTCTACCCTGAATTTCTCAAGGTAAAGCAAAACCTGTAGTACTGGTCGGCTTCTCCCCTCCACTTATAGACTGCTATGATCTCTACTGTCCAAAGAATTCCATCCCCTTCTGCCAACCCAAGGCTCCTACAGGAAGATTTCAAAGAGAGCAGTGGTGCAATCCCAGCTGTAGCCATACCCGCAAAGCTGCTCTGCCACCTGATCCACACCTTAGAAAACAAGAGAGGACCGGGTGGTATCCTCTCTGCCCATGAAGCTGAGCAGCAACTGTCAGAGCTGTATGAACTCATGTCCACGGTTTCCCTCACCTTCAGAGCCTTCTGTTAGAGGTGTCTGGCCCCGTGAAAGATTGAATGTACCATTGTCTGTACAGGAGACCTCAGCATCTGAGTGCTCAGAGTCTGTGATGGCCAATTCCCTGGCAACAGTAGAATCATCCagcttaggaaaagaaaagaccaaCAAGCCTGAAGAGAGGATGCCATTAGGAACAGGTGCAGTTCCCCAGATACAGCTCTACTAATTAGCTGGCCCTAACGGCTAGTCTAAGGCCAGCAGTGCAACCAGGCAAGACTGGGGACTTTAGTCAATATCTTGACCCCTTTTGGGCTGCTCCAAGGAAAATACCTGTACTTATCAATCTTGAGCACAGGAAGGAAAGCAGTCTGGGGAGTCAACCAGCCACTTACTCATAAGCAAATAACTGATCCAGAGATTACTTTTCACAGGTGGCCAGGAAGATACATTGCCCAACATAACACGGGCTGGGCTGTTAAAAGACAATCACGCCAATTCCAGAAGTTCTGCCATGATGGTAGAGATTAAAAGGAGACGTGGAAGAAGGTGTGCTGGTCACCAGACCCAAACAGATCTACGCACAGTTCAAAAAGAATACTAGCTTTCTCCTCACGGCTCTTACAGGCAAGGAGAGGGTGGGGCCTTGAAGCACCCATAATGAGCTTGAAAACCTAGTTATCACCTAAATGTGAGGTGCTAGATGGTTAACGGGAGCTAAAAGAAAACTAGCCAGTGCTGCACCTCCCGCACCCAAGATACCTGAGGACAGAAGGCAGCAAGCTCCTCTTCACTGTCGCTGTGGTTGTCCAAGGCACGCTCTGGATATAGAGCTCTGCGGCATACTACACAGAAAGAGCAGAAGGCCTTGACACCCTCCcttgcagggcaggggtgggggtgggtgggaaccCCACCCGCCCCAGACTTCAAAGGCATAAAATCAGAACATAAAAGAATGAACCCTCTGAATTTGGCCCAAAGCCTACATTACAATGCCTAAGGGTAGGGTTGCTGAGCCTAAGTGGCAAGATAAGCTGATAACATAGGAGAGAAGATCTTCCAATGCCTCTCCTCCACCAGCCCCTCCACATTTTTGTTCTGGTCAGATGATTAACAACTCCTAGGATAGGTCAGAGGCAGACAGATGTCAAGAGGAAAGTGGACAGTATCATAGAGAGGGCAAAGATGCCCCACCTTGGTTAAATCAGGCTTTTGAGTACTGATACTATTCAGCTGGCTGTGCCAGGGGATAAGCTGGGCCTTGATGACCATGCAAAGGGCTCTCTGAAGGTGAGGGCTTAATAAAACACCAAATATCACCAGCCcacagaagggagaagaaagttcACACAACTGTCATTCATGTATTGGGAGGGTCTTAGGCTAGTACACTTCTGGCTTCTCAGGCAGTATGAAAGTATCACCTTTGGAAAACAGCTTTCAGTAGTGAAAAGAGGCCTGGTTTAGGAATTGCCATTTACTACCTGTTAAattcaatttctcctttttttaataaagatttatttattcacaagggacacagagagaggcagagggagaagcaggctccccatggggagcctgatgtggaattgtTTCCAGGGTCCTGGCAAAAAAAAGGCACCCCTGAAGTTCAATTTCTTTTCTCAAGGTTGTCAAGATTAAGTAAAATActtgttaataaaattaaaattaaaaaatatataaaataaataaaaatatgcagaGTTGCCACCACAGTGCTTGGGCACATAGAAAGTGCTTCATAAAAAGCAAGCCAACATTAAGGCTATCTGTCTGACTTATATTCAACTTGGAAGAGCTTTTCCCAGATTTGCTTAAAATGGGAGTGTCCAGAATTCCAAATGCCAAAATTGGTAAGCCTGCAGAGGTTTCCCTGgaataaaatatcacttttatCTACTCCCCCTTACAAAACAACCACACCCCACTTCTCCCACTTCTGAAGACCTGCCCGTTATGTCAGACCTATgggcttttctcttctcttccccaacTTGCCCAAGTGGAAGGAAGCCTCTCCTTGACACTtacattgtctctctctctgcttggaCATCATGTAGCCACGGACACTGAAGTCCAGCCGCTGCAGAGCTGGCTTCAGCCGTACATATGCTCGATCCCACAGCCGGTGGTACACAGCAAGAGGCCACGTCATGACAGTGACAACTGAGAGGAGTGGGAGACAGGCAAAGTGGAGAGGGGGCTGTACAAACAGTCCTGACCGTCCCTCTGCTATTGTGTCCTCTGACTAGACACTCGGTGCGGAATAGTTCTCCTTCATTCTGCTGGTGATCTTTAACAGTCTCCCGTACCACATGAGGGGGGCTCTGGAGGGTCTAACGACTTCTGCCGCCACCTATATGGCTCTGCACATTAGAGTGGGCTACTGATTTATCAAGGACAGAACCAGGTGTGGTCACTTGCATATAAGTGTCATTGAGCCATAAATCAGGCTAAATGGTAACAATGCCTCAGTAATGACAACAAATCATGTGAGGGGCTGGCCACAGACATCTCCTCAGTTTTTCCAGCCCCACGCAAAATTCATGCCAATAGGAAGTAACTAAATCTAAAAAACTGTGCTCCAGGAGAAAAAGAAGTGCTCCAGGATAAGCAGAGCCTAGTAGAGAAACCCCTAAAAGTTATATTCTGTCACACAACATACTAACTCTAAAAATTTCCTCCTAAACAGGGACAGACAGTCCTTTACAGCTGGTAATACAATATATGTTAGTGGATCCTCATCAATTTCTAAAGCTGACTTGGTAAGAAAAGCCCTTTGTGTGGGGGGAGCCTGTTATAAGCaagaagaaagatattttcatgaCACCAAAcagattatgaaaatataaacaggTCATTTCCTGGAGAACCAAAATATAAAAGTCCTCTTCCTAGACCCAGAGTTAGCTGTGGCTAGAAAAGCTAGGTGTAGGGAAAGCTCCGGAGGAGGTATGTGCCATACTTACGTATCAAATAGGATAGCAGGAGCCCGGGGATGTAGCGGCCCAAGACGGCCAAAAAGGTCAGTATCCCACAGCTCAGCAAGCAGAACTAGAGGAGTCAGGAAACAGTATTTTCTGTTACACGGCAGGAGACTGGGGTGTGGACAAGGGAAAGGTGGAGACGACTGCAATGACTATGACCTATAAGTGGGCACGTCAGAATGACAGCTGTGTCTAGCCACTTTTGCATCTCATGGTGACTCTGCTTGGGATGAAAAGGAGGATGTCCATTTTATTCAAACTCCTTTTCCTTTGCTAACCCAACAGGGCTGCACCTTTCCCACTGGGAAATTGGTTTGCACAGGCTTAGCCAAAAATTCTCTCGGAAAgcaagtggtggtggtgggttttttaagttaaaaaaaaaaaaaaaaaaagtaaaaaaagtaaaaaacccaACAACCACATGTTTAATATGACACAGAATGCACACAAGCAAGCTCTCTTTTCCATCGTGGGGCAGGAAGATGGCTCTATCTCAGAGGCAAGCACCCAAAGGAGTCATCAAGCTCTTCCCTTAGTCCTAGTGGCTGGTCAGAAGCCCTTCCTACAAATTCTCTTTGCCTCCACAATCATCAcggtctttttctctcttgaatgACACTATGTAGTCAAAGGACTGTTTCACTTTAGCATAATCTATACTGAGAAGccagaaatgaaagtgaaaagggAAGAGTCTTACCTTGCCtgggttttgctttttgaaaagcaCAAGATTCCTTATGAAAATGGTCCCACTAACCCAGACTTCAGCTACGTGGTGGCAGAGCTCGGGCACGCTGAGCAACCGAGGGTGCACAAAGCCCCAGCTataggagagagaagggggagctGTGAAAGGAGGGTGTTGAGGGATTCCCCCCATCTTGCTGTGGCATTGGCAGCCAATGATTCTAGGTTTCAACTGGAGCTCGGGAGTGGCTAGTCCTAGGTGCTTTGGAGGTGAAGTGGGACTTTTTTCTTGTCTCACCAGGTTGAAACTTGAATTTAGGGACTAGGAGGGCACATCTGTTCTGACAACTCCACCCTATGAGCAAGCAGTCCAATCCACGTGTATAAACCTGCCACTAGCTCCAAGGCACTTTGTGCTTAGAAACATCTTCCCTGCACTCGGACCATTGCAATTCACTGTGATTGCAATTCAGGGATAAAAGTAAAACACAATCTGACACTGCTGCTGCTGAGGGGGAGGCAATGGTAGATGTGTCcctcagaaaataaatatagcaaaagtaaaataaaccataGCAGAGGAAATTCCTTGGATCAAACATATGGGATGAATGAActgagaaatgaaagcaagagcTGTAAGACACAAGAGGAATCTTTGGCTTGCTGATGCCAGGAACCAATGTGTTTTCTGaccagaaactttttaaaaagctagaggTCACAGAAAACACTAAATGACCTGGAATAAAAgtcaggaaacaaatgaaataagctGCCTCTAAGTTTTTACAGTAGAGCTAAAAAATGCAGCTAACTCCTTGGCATATCAGGTTACAGGGCACTATAATGCTCTTTTTCAGAAACTTTTCTTGTTAATAGCAGAGGACACTAGCAATCACAACTTGCTACCTGAACTTTAGGATTTGTTAAGATGATTATTCAGAACAGACTAGGTTCTCAGCTCATACTCTGTATCCATAACATGGGGTTAACAACATGTAACCAGAATATTACAACAAGAGAATCAATCAGAGCAACAAAAAGGGATTTAATTAGTGTTCCATACCTCTCATTGTCTAATGCGTCGGGTCTTGGCACtacaatattaaaacaaacaccAGCATTAGTTGGTAGGGCAaactaaac
This window harbors:
- the RETREG3 gene encoding reticulophagy regulator 3, giving the protein MAEAEGVAAAPGPASGPAFRSRHALSGSWERDQQVEAAQRALVEVLGPYEPLLSRVQAALVWERPARSALWCLGLNAAFWFFALTSLRLVFLLAFSSMIIVCIDQWKNKIWPEMKVPRPDALDNESWGFVHPRLLSVPELCHHVAEVWVSGTIFIRNLVLFKKQNPGKFCLLSCGILTFLAVLGRYIPGLLLSYLILVTVMTWPLAVYHRLWDRAYVRLKPALQRLDFSVRGYMMSKQRERQLCRRALYPERALDNHSDSEEELAAFCPQLDDSTVARELAITDSEHSDAEVSCTDNGTFNLSRGQTPLTEGSEDLDGHSDPEESFARDLPDFPSINVDPAGLDDEDDTSIGMPNLMYRSPPGAAELQNPPASQNEAVLPELLLGSLPAGSNLTSNLASLVSQGMIHLALSGASQPGPSGPPPRRATRGFLRAPSSDLDTDAEGDDFELLDQSELNQLDPASSRSH